From the Nocardiopsis changdeensis genome, one window contains:
- a CDS encoding alpha-L-rhamnosidase N-terminal domain-containing protein, translated as MHAPAAAPTGAAPPGFRAEPRAWTGEWIWSDRPALAPPGPDNPFGRHDPDRFDHRVLFRTVFRVAGPVRGARLFITADSRYTAYLNGVEVGDGPVRHGPGTLYYSVHDLAGALVEGENVLAVAARFYGHPTPWWEPTPPTFTQGGGSLVAEVEVDGSVAAASGPHWRVREGDAWERCRPMGLLNSQIPEAFDARLLDPGWTGAGFDDTGWAPATVQAAHAVTGPRGRTRPGGHPYGVLLPHPLPPPAVTRHAPVGPPLWYALPPGADPDVHTALAADAAVLEDGTPAGPDRPGGRALAVFDLGRIVSGRTRLTLDGPAGRTVTGALVEAVTPVALGSAAPFRIRTRNGRTRFTASDPSGGRYLVLSVDGPDVEVAVAVREALRPRPAGAGFECSDPFLEHLFAVALRTVDLTAQDAYLDCPTRESRAWVGDAVVHQAVDLATSPDWSLAVWNPRLLARARPDGMLPMVVAGDFARDGVPPIPDWALHWIRSVHLLYRYTGDREAVAELLGTAEGVLRWFARHARPDGLLHDVPGWVLIDWSPVQVAGCSAALNALWGRALADFAEMAAWSGDPGRALWARDAHARLAEGFEAFWDEERGAYRDTLGPAGPGRGVSEHTAAAAVCARLVPPRRRDRVRDLLLDRDAMFTRSPLADHGVDERGAYDGTPVHLREAPDWDTEARVVGAQPFFRYVVHDALAELGAADALVDLYRDWAVLLESGPSALRECWEGGSFAHGWSATPARDLVVHTLGVSPAEPGYASVRVAPRPGRLERIAGRVPTPHGFVEVAVENGRARVDSPVPVEFSHPSGRVDRFPAGERTITLHHAFPRGDQP; from the coding sequence GTGCACGCACCCGCCGCCGCACCGACCGGGGCCGCCCCTCCCGGCTTCCGCGCCGAGCCCCGGGCCTGGACCGGGGAATGGATCTGGTCGGACCGGCCCGCGCTGGCCCCGCCGGGCCCCGACAACCCGTTCGGGAGGCACGACCCCGACCGGTTCGACCACCGGGTCCTGTTCCGGACCGTCTTCCGCGTGGCCGGACCCGTACGCGGGGCACGCCTGTTCATCACGGCGGACTCGCGCTACACCGCCTACCTGAACGGGGTGGAGGTCGGCGACGGCCCCGTCCGCCACGGGCCCGGCACCCTGTACTACTCCGTCCACGACCTGGCCGGCGCGCTGGTGGAGGGGGAGAACGTGCTGGCCGTGGCGGCCCGGTTCTACGGCCATCCGACGCCGTGGTGGGAGCCGACCCCGCCCACGTTCACCCAGGGCGGCGGCTCGCTGGTGGCGGAGGTGGAGGTGGACGGCTCCGTGGCGGCGGCCAGCGGCCCCCACTGGCGGGTCCGGGAGGGCGACGCCTGGGAGCGGTGCCGCCCCATGGGGCTGCTGAACTCCCAGATCCCCGAGGCGTTCGACGCGCGCCTGCTGGACCCGGGGTGGACCGGGGCCGGGTTCGACGACACCGGCTGGGCCCCGGCGACGGTGCAGGCCGCGCACGCCGTCACCGGTCCGCGCGGGCGCACCCGGCCGGGCGGGCACCCGTACGGGGTGCTCCTGCCCCATCCGCTGCCGCCCCCGGCGGTCACCCGGCACGCCCCGGTCGGGCCGCCCCTGTGGTACGCGCTGCCCCCCGGCGCCGACCCCGACGTGCACACCGCGCTGGCGGCCGACGCGGCCGTACTGGAGGACGGGACCCCGGCCGGCCCCGACCGGCCCGGGGGGCGGGCGCTGGCCGTGTTCGACCTGGGCCGGATCGTGTCCGGGCGCACCCGGCTGACCCTGGACGGGCCCGCGGGCCGCACGGTCACCGGCGCCCTGGTGGAGGCCGTCACACCGGTGGCCCTCGGCTCGGCCGCGCCGTTCCGGATCCGCACCCGGAACGGCCGCACCCGGTTCACCGCCTCGGACCCCTCCGGCGGCCGGTACCTGGTGCTGTCCGTGGACGGCCCCGACGTGGAGGTGGCGGTGGCCGTCCGCGAGGCCCTGCGCCCGCGCCCCGCGGGGGCCGGGTTCGAGTGCTCCGACCCCTTCCTGGAGCACCTGTTCGCGGTGGCGCTGCGCACCGTCGACCTCACGGCGCAGGACGCCTACCTCGACTGCCCCACCCGGGAGTCGCGCGCCTGGGTCGGCGACGCCGTCGTGCACCAGGCGGTGGACCTGGCGACCTCGCCCGACTGGTCGCTGGCCGTGTGGAACCCCCGGCTGCTCGCCCGGGCGCGCCCCGACGGCATGCTCCCCATGGTCGTCGCCGGCGACTTCGCCCGCGACGGGGTGCCGCCCATCCCCGACTGGGCGCTGCACTGGATCCGGTCGGTGCACCTGCTGTACCGGTACACCGGCGACCGGGAGGCGGTCGCGGAGCTGCTCGGCACCGCCGAGGGGGTGCTGCGCTGGTTCGCGCGGCACGCGCGCCCGGACGGCCTGCTGCACGACGTGCCCGGATGGGTGCTGATCGACTGGTCCCCCGTCCAGGTGGCCGGGTGCTCGGCCGCGCTCAACGCCCTGTGGGGCCGGGCCCTCGCGGACTTCGCCGAGATGGCCGCCTGGTCGGGAGACCCCGGGCGGGCCCTGTGGGCGCGGGACGCCCACGCGCGCCTGGCCGAGGGGTTCGAGGCGTTCTGGGACGAGGAGCGCGGCGCCTACCGCGACACCCTGGGCCCCGCGGGCCCCGGGCGCGGGGTCAGCGAGCACACGGCCGCGGCCGCGGTGTGCGCGCGCCTGGTGCCGCCGCGGCGGCGGGACCGCGTGCGGGACCTGCTGCTGGACCGGGACGCGATGTTCACCCGCAGCCCGCTGGCCGACCACGGGGTCGACGAGCGCGGCGCCTACGACGGCACCCCCGTGCACCTGCGGGAGGCGCCCGACTGGGACACCGAGGCGCGGGTGGTCGGCGCCCAGCCGTTCTTCCGCTACGTCGTGCACGACGCGCTGGCCGAACTGGGCGCGGCCGACGCCCTGGTGGACCTGTACCGGGACTGGGCGGTCCTGCTGGAGAGCGGCCCGAGCGCGCTGCGCGAGTGCTGGGAGGGCGGGTCGTTCGCGCACGGGTGGTCGGCGACGCCCGCCCGCGACCTGGTCGTGCACACGCTCGGGGTGTCGCCCGCCGAGCCGGGGTACGCGTCGGTGCGGGTGGCGCCGCGGCCGGGCCGGCTGGAGAGGATCGCCGGACGGGTGCCCACCCCGCACGGGTTCGTGGAGGTCGCCGTGGAGAACGGGCGGGCCCGGGTGGACTCCCCCGTGCCGGTGGAGTTCTCGCACCCCTCGGGCCGCGTGGACCGGTTCCCCGCCGGGGAGCGTACGATCACCC